A genomic segment from Mustela lutreola isolate mMusLut2 chromosome 15, mMusLut2.pri, whole genome shotgun sequence encodes:
- the AARSD1 gene encoding alanyl-tRNA editing protein Aarsd1, producing MAFRCQRDSYAREFTTTVVSCSPAELQTEGSNGKKEVLNGFHVVLEDTLLFPEGGGQPDDRGTINDVSVLRVTRRGAQADHFTQTPLAPGTEVQVRVDWERRFDHMQQHSGQHLITAVADHLFGLKTTSWELGRARSVIELDSPSVTAEQVAAIEQSVNEKIRARLPVNVRELSLDDPEVEQVRGRGLPDDHAGPVRVVTIESVDANMCCGTHVSNLSDLQVIKILGTEKGKKNKTNLAFLAGNRVLKWMERSHGSEKALTALLKCGAEDHVEAVKKLQNSTKLLQKNNLNLLRDLAVHVAHSLRNSPDWGGVVTLHRKEGDSEFMNIIANEIGSEETLLFLTVGDEKGAGLFLLAGPAEAVETLGPRVAEVLEGKGAGKKGRFQGKATRMSRRGEVQALLQDYISTQSAEE from the exons ATGGCGTTCCGGTGTCAGCGGGACAGCTACGCCCGCGAG TTCACCACCACCGTGGTCTCCTGCAGCCCCGCCGAGCTGCAGACCGAAGGAAGCAACGGCAAGAAGGAGGTGTTGAATGGCTTCCATGTGGTGCTGGAAGACACGCTGCTCTTCCCCGAGGGCGGGGGACAG CCTGATGACCGCGGTACAATCAATGACGTCTCTGTGCTGCGAGTGACCCGCCGGGGGGCCCAGGCTGATCATTTCACACAGACACCGCTGGCTCCCGGGACTGAGGTCCAGGTCCGGGTGGACTGGGAGCGGAGGTTTGACCACATGCAGCAGCATTCGG GGCAGCATCTCATCACAGCCGTTGCTGACCATCTCTTTGGGTTGAAGACCACATCATG GGAGTTAGGGCGAGCCCGGAGTGTGATTGAACTGGACAGCCCCTCTGTGACTGCGGAGCAGGTGGCTGCCATCGAGCAGAGCGTCAATGAAAAAATCAGGGCCCGGCTGCCTGTGAACGTGCGAGAGCTGAGCCTGGATGACCCGGAGGTGGAACAG GTGAGGGGCCGGGGTTTGCCGGACGATCATGCGGGACCCGTTCGAGTTGTTACCATCGAGAGTGTTGATGCCAACATGTGCTGTGGGACCCATGTTAGCAATCTCAGTGACCTTCAG GTCATTAAAATTCTGGGCAccgagaaagggaaaaagaacaagaCCAACCTGGCGTTTCTGGCCGGGAACCGGGTGCTGAAGTGGATGGAAAGAAGCCATGGAAGTGAAAAAGCACTGACTGCGCTGCTGAA GTGTGGAGCGGAGGATCACGTGGAAGCCGTGAAGAAGCTACAGAACTCAACTAAGCTCTTGCAAAAG AACAACCTGAATCTGCTCAGAGACCTGGCCGTGCACGTGGCCCACAGTCTCCGGAACAGCCCGGACTGGGGCGGTGTGGTCACATTACACAG GAAGGAGGGTGATTCTGAGTTCATGAATATCATCGCCAATGAGATTGGGTCAGAG GAGACCCTTCTGTTCTTAACTGTGGGCGATGAGAAAGGTGCTGGGCTCTTCTTACTGGCAGGGCCGGCCGAGGCCGTGGAGACGCTGGGCCCCAG GGTGGCTGAGGTTCTGGAGGGCAAAGGAGCTGGGAAGAAAGGCCGCTTCCAGGGCAAGGCCACCAGGATGAGCCGGCGGGGAGAGGTGCAGGCCCTCCTCCAGGACTATATCAGTACGCAGAGCGCGGAGGAGTGA